From one Aggregicoccus sp. 17bor-14 genomic stretch:
- a CDS encoding NADPH-dependent FMN reductase: MRVLAFAASLRQASLNHRLVELAARIAREAGAEVDLARFREFDMPLYDGDLNEAHGLPAGALLLKRRIEAADALLIASPEYNYSISGLLKNAIDWVSRARPMPWRGRSVYLLAASPGRIGGIRGLWQTRIPLEGCGSLVFPDMFALAEASAAFTEGGDLKEPALAERLRKELGGFLRLAEAVACITGSATAPKDQERRARIQEALEEESKIQPKRG; this comes from the coding sequence ATGAGGGTGCTCGCGTTCGCCGCCTCGCTGCGGCAGGCCTCGCTCAACCACCGGCTCGTGGAGCTCGCGGCGCGCATCGCGCGCGAGGCGGGCGCGGAGGTGGACCTCGCCCGCTTCCGCGAGTTCGACATGCCGCTGTACGACGGCGACCTCAACGAGGCGCACGGCCTGCCCGCGGGGGCGCTGCTGCTCAAGCGGCGCATCGAGGCCGCCGACGCGCTGCTCATCGCGAGCCCCGAGTACAACTACTCCATCTCGGGGCTGCTCAAGAACGCGATCGACTGGGTGTCGCGCGCGCGCCCCATGCCCTGGCGCGGCCGCAGCGTCTACCTGCTGGCCGCCTCTCCGGGCCGCATCGGCGGCATCCGCGGGCTGTGGCAGACGCGCATTCCGCTCGAGGGCTGCGGCTCGCTGGTGTTCCCGGACATGTTCGCGCTGGCCGAGGCGAGCGCCGCCTTCACGGAGGGCGGGGACCTGAAGGAGCCGGCGCTCGCCGAGCGCCTGCGCAAGGAGCTCGGCGGCTTCCTGCGCCTCGCGGAGGCGGTGGCCTGCATCACCGGCAGCGCGACGGCGCCGAAGGACCAGGAGCGCCGCGCGCGCATCCAGGAGGCGCTGGAGGAGGAGTCGAAGATTCAGCCCAAGCGGGGCTGA